From Pan troglodytes isolate AG18354 chromosome 11, NHGRI_mPanTro3-v2.0_pri, whole genome shotgun sequence, the proteins below share one genomic window:
- the HEMGN gene encoding hemogen has translation MDLGKDQSHLKHHQTPDPHQEENHSPEVIGTWSLRNRERLRKRKAEVHEKETSQWLFGEQKKRKQQRTGKGNRRGRKRQQNTKLKVEPQPQIEKEIVEKALAPIEKKTEPPGSITKVFPSVASPQKVVPEEHFSEICQESNIYQENFSEYQEIAVQNHSSETCQHVAEPEDLSPKMYQEISVLQDNSSKICQDMEEPEDNSPNTCQVISVIQDHPFKMYQDMAKREDLAPKMCQEAAVPKILPCPTSEDTADLAGCSLQAYPKPDVPKGYILDTDQNPAEPEEYNETDQGIAETEGLFPKIQEIAEPKDLSTKTHQESAEPKYLPHKTCNEIIVPKAPSHKTIQETPHSEDYSIEINQETPGSEKYSPETYQEMPGLEEYSPEIYQETSQLEEYSPEIYQETPGPEDLSTETYKNKDVPKECFPEPHQETGGPQGQDPKAHQEDAKDVYTFPQEMKEKPKEEPGIPAILNESHPENDVYSYVLF, from the exons ATGGATTTGGGAAAGGACCAATCTCATTTGAAGCACCATCAGACACCTGACCCTCATCAAGAAGAGAACCATTCTCCAG AAGTCATTGGAACCTGGAGTTTGAGAAACAGAGAAcgacttagaaaaagaaaagctgaagtgCATGAAAAGGAAACATCACAATGGCTATTTGG agaacagaaaaaaCGCAAGCAGCAGAGAACAGGAAAAGGAAATCGAAGAGGCAGGAAGagacaacaaaacacaaaattgaaGGTGGAGCCTCAGCCacagatagaaaaggaaatagtgGAGAAAGCATTGGCACCTATAGAGAAAAAAACTGAGCCACCTGGGAGCATAACCAAAGTATTTCCTTCAGTAGCCTCCCCGCAAAAAGTTGTGCCTGAGGAACACTTTTCTGAAATATGTCAAGAAAGTAACATATATCAGGAGAATTTTTCTGAGTACCAAGAAATAGCAGTACAAAACCATTCTTCTGAAACATGCCAACATGTGGCTGAACCTGAAGACCTCTCTCCTAAAATGTACCAAGAAATATCTGTActtcaagacaattcttccaaaaTATGCcaagacatggaggaacctgaAGACAACTCTCCTAACACATGCCAAGTAATATCTGTAATTCAAGACCATCCTTTCAAAATGTACCAAGATATGGCTAAACGAGAAGATCTGGCTCCTAAAATGTGCCAAGAAGCTGCTGTACCCAAAATCCTTCCTTGTCCAACATCTGAAGACACAGCTGATCTGGCAGGATGCTCTCTTCAAGCATATCCAAAACCAGATGTGCCTAAAGGCTATATTCTTGACACAGACCAAAATCCAGCAGAACCAGAGGAATACAATGAAACAGATCAAGGAATAGCTGAGACAGAAGGCCTTTTTcctaaaatacaagaaatagcTGAGCCTAAAGACCTTTCTACAAAAACACACCAAGAATCAGCTGAACCTAAATACCTTCCTCATAAAACATGTAACGAAATTATTGTGCCTAAAGCCCCCTCTCATAAAACAATCCAAGAAACACCTCATTCTGAAGACTATTCAATTGAAATAAACCAAGAAACACCTGGGTCTGAAAAATATTCACCTGAAACGTATCAAGAAATGCCTGGGCTTGAAGAATATTCACCTGAAATATACCAAGAAACATCCCAGCTTGAAGAATACTCACCTGAAATATACCAAGAAACACCGGGGCCTGAAGACCTCTCTACTGAGACATATAAAAATAAGGATGTGCCTAAAGAATGCTTTCCAGAACCACACCAAGAAACAGGTGGGCCCCAAGGCCAGGATCCTAAAGCACACCAGGAAGATGCTAAAGATGTTTATACTTTTCCTCAAG aaatgaaagaaaaacccaAAGAAGAGCCAGGAATACCAGCAATTCTGAATGAGAGTCATCCAGAAAATGATGTCTAtagttatgttttgttttaa